A stretch of the Engraulis encrasicolus isolate BLACKSEA-1 chromosome 19, IST_EnEncr_1.0, whole genome shotgun sequence genome encodes the following:
- the eva1a gene encoding protein eva-1 homolog A, with amino-acid sequence MASTLSPDAMDTKVITKEMAIISNSMAAYSFIADNSERAALYFVCGVCLGLVVTLVALVVQISCRTDCRARRRGARNRKQGGKAGAGAGAGPGVTEPGSSGTSESDSDDWDTTSDLSARRHRRFERTLNTNVFTSAEELERAQRLEERERIIREIWMNGQPDVPGTRSLNRYY; translated from the exons ATGGCCAGCACCTTGAGCCCCGATGCCATGGACACCAAGGTCATCACGAAGGAGATGGCCATTATCAGCAACTCCATGGCTGCCTACTCTTTCATCGCTG ataaTTCGGAGCGAGCGGCGCTGTACTTTGTGTGTGGAGTTTGCCTGGGCCTGGTGGTCACCCTCGTAGCCCTAGTGGTCCAGATCTCCTGCCGCACGGACTGCAGAGCGCGCCGCCGGGGCGCTCGGAACCGCAAGCAAGGGGGcaaggcaggggcaggggcaggggcagggccagGGGTCACAGAGCCCGGCAGCAGCGGCACCAGCGAGTCAGACTCCGACGACTGGGACACCACGTCAGACCTGTCGGCCCGACGGCACCGGCGCTTCGAGCGGACACTCAACACCAACGTGTTCACGTCGGCCGAGGAGCTGGAGAGGGCGCAGCGGCTAGAGGAGCGCGAGAGGATCATCCGGGAGATCTGGATGAACGGGCAGCCCGACGTGCCGGGCACACGCAGCCTCAACCGATACTACTGA